TGGCCTTCTTCATCGCACTGATTGCCGGCCTCATCGTGAGTCCACGTCCTCTCAGTGTCGTCTACTTCGTCCAGACCTGCATTCCGCTCGTGGGCTTTCTGGTCGGCTCCTACCTCGTCGATTCCGTATCCAGCGTTCGGAAAATCGCGTTACTCCTGGTGACCGTAACCACGATTTCGATCACGCTGATTCTGATCCTGGCCGTCCACTACGGCGCTCTCTCGTCGGGCTGGGACTCCCTGCGCAGCCTCGCCAAGGCGATTCCCCAGCTCAGAGGCCACTTTCCCTATATCGTCGCTGCGTCGTTGTCGATGGCGCTCGGAACGTTCGAGCTGGTACGCGGCAGGTGGAACAAGGGCCTCCTTCTCATGGCCATTTTGATTCACCTCCTCTTCTACTCGCTGACCTGGTCGCGAACGGCGGTGCTCATGCTCGGGGTAGTCGCGATCACACCCGTGCTTCTCGTCCTACGCTCTACCTCGCGGCGCGCTCTGATCGCGAGAGTGGTCGTCGCGGGGGCTTTGCTGGCCGGGGGGGTGGTCCTGCTGTCGCAGTACAGTGCGCTTGCCAAGCGATGGCAGCTCCGCGGCTTCGGCAGCACGGACTCCCGCAGGGTCGAGTACGCCGTCACTTCCGTCAAGAAGATCGCTGGCAACCCTCTCTTCGGAAGGATGTTCCTTGCGGACTGGGAACAGAACCCGCTGGAAGACGAGCCGCTTCGGGTACCGAGGATCTACAAGGCCCACAACCAGTATCTCGACTACGGCGTCAGGGCGGGCCTGCCGGCGATGATCCTGCTCGGTTGGATTATTCTCCGGGTCGGCCGCGACCTGCGCCTGATCCTGAAGAGCTCAGCTACGGTACCCGAGATGCGACCGTTGGCTGTTGGTGTGACCGGGGCGCTGCTCGCAGCGGCGTTCGGCGGCCTGTTTCAGCTCATCTTGGTGCAGGCACAGACCGGCTCTCTGGCGTGGCTCCTGGTCGGGGTTACTTTCAGTCTGGCCGATGTGGTGCGATCGAGCGGCTCTGAGTCGATCGCGATCGATCATGGCGCCTAGCCTCACCCACCTACCCGTCGCCGCTCCGGTTCCCGGCACGCGACTATCTTCACGCCCAGGCTCCTCCCGGGCGGAGCGCTGAAGGTCGTGCTGAAGTCTTTCTCTTGGGTAGTTGTGGCTACTCTGTCCCGCCAGGTTGCCTTCCTGGTCGTGAATGCACTGCTGTTCGAGCGCCTCTCGCGGTCCATGTTCGGCGCCGTTTCCCTCGCATTCGGCTACATGCTGGTCTTTGTGGGTCTGGGAGATTTCGGCATCCGGCAGATCGGCTGGCGGGAGATCGCCCGCCACCCGGAGCAAGCGCGGGCGCTGACCGGCCCTCTGGTGGGCGCCAAGATCAGGACAATCACCATCTCTATAGCCCTCTGGGTCTTGCTCATGCCCCTCCTGTGGGAGGCCGGGGCGCCCCAGGCGATCTACCTGCTGTTCGGACTCGGCATCGCCTTCAACGCTTCGACTTTCGACTTTCCGCTGTATGGTCTGCATCGAATCGACCTGGTCGCCAAGTACTCTCTGATCGCGTTCGCGGCGTATCTTCTGGGCTGCGCGGTGCTGGTGACGAGCGATGACCGAAGCTGGCTGGTGCCGGCCCTCTTCGTCGCCGCCATGTGTCTGCTTTTCCTGCTGCAAGTCCGCTGGTTCCGCACGAACCTGGGCACCTTGTCACCAAGGCTCGGCAGAGCCGATTTCTTCCGGATCCTGCGCGATTCCTGGCCCCTGGGTATGGGCGAGACGCTGAATCGGCTGGCGGCCAACTACCCGCTGATCCTGCTGGGCCTGGCGGTCGGCCGGGAAGGAGTCGGAAACTACCGGATCGCCGAGCTTCTCTACTCCTTCCTCGCCCAGTTCGGGCACCTTTTCGCCTCGGCGGGCTTCAGTCACGTGTCCCACACGTTCAAGCATGAGCGCTCCCGGCTGCGCTCGGTCCTGGTCAAGATGATCGGATTGCTACTCGGCGCGGCGCTGATTGCTGGGCTGCTGTTCTTTGCCCTTGGGCCTCGCGCCCTTACCGTAGTCTTCGACGAGACCGCCGGAGAGACTCTGTCCGTGATCAGAGTCCTCGGAATCGCCCTGATCTTCGCCGCACCAACGCGCTTCCTCAAGGTGCTGCTGGCAGGCATCGACAGACAAGGCGCTCTGCTCCTTGCCAATGCGATCACCGTCGCCGTCGGCGCCGCCGTGGGATGGCTGGCGATCGGACGCTACGGAATCGTAGGCATGGCGATCGGGCTCCTCGCAGCCGAGCTGGTGACGCTCTTCGTCCTCGCCTTCGTTTACTGGCAGAGCCTTGGCGCGCGTTCCACGCAGGCGGCCGAACCTGTATCCTAGGCACAATCGGGATGAGCTAGGAGTCGAGAGGGTACAGGTGCACGCATGAGCGTAGCCGGTCTGCGACGCGCGCTGGGGGAGCCGGCTCCGCTGAAGATCCTGGCGATCACCAATTCGGCGGCGGCAGCTCTTCTCATTACCCCCTACGCCTCCTATCCGGGACGCCGCCTGCAGTTGGCGGTATTCTCCCTGGCCCTCCTGGGCGCGGCCCTCGCAACGTTGAGGCTGTTCGCCCGCAAGCGCGGAATCGCCACATTCCGCCTTGTGCAAGGTCGGGGTTGGGTGGCGGACGTCGCCATGCTGCTGCTGGGCTTCATCGCCGTGCTGGCCCTGATCAACGGACTGCTGCGAGGCCATGAACTGCACCTGGTTCTCGGAGACAGCGGCAAGCTGCTGTTGACTGTTCTTCTCTACACGCTCGCGCGCAACGCGCTTTCGAGTACGGACGATGTCCTCCGGCTGACGCTTCTCTTGATCGTCTTGCTTTCCTTCCAGCAGCTGCGGGACGCATTCGCCGCCGGTGATCTCTTTCTCGGCCGAAGCTCGGTCTTGAGGCTGTCCTCACTTTTCTGGTGCCAGAACTTGGCGGCCTTTACGGGACTCTTCCTGCTGGCACTGAAAGCTCGCGGAGTTCGTTTGGCGGGGCTCTCACTCGCGATCGGCGCCGTCGTGCTCACCGGCGCCGCATCAGCGTATCGAGCTTACGTCCTGCTGATCGCGTTCGTGGCCGCGGTGCCTTTGGTCTTGGACCGTCGCCAAACCTGGCGAGGCTACCTCCGACTCGGCGGCATCGCCACCGCCGCTCTGATCGGCCTTGCCATCCTCCTAGCGGCCTTGGGTGTCGACCCGAGCGTACTCGCCAAGCCGGCCAAGACGACGATCGCCAGATTCGAGGCCACCTTCAAGCCCCCGCCCCCGGGCCCGAGGCTCGTTTCCAAGCAGCGCGAAGCCGAGCTGGCGGCGGTCGTCGAAGCGATGCGCGGTGACAATCTCGGATTCGTGGTCGGGAAGGGATCCGGCGCAACCTTCCAACTGAGTGCCGAGACCAACCCGGACGCCGTGCATCGACACGCCAAGGATTCCTATCGCGCCCACCACCTCCACAACTCGATGGTCTCGTTCTTCTTTCGCTATGGCTTGCTCGGGCTGGCCGTCTTCACCGCGCTGTCGGTATGGGGGTTCTACGCCGCGGCACGCTACCTGTTGTCAAGCCGCCAGCCCGTGCTCTGGTGGGCTCCGCTAGTCACCATCAGCTATCTGTTGGCGTCCCAGTTCTTCCTCCTGATTCCCGGGGACTTCGTGTTCGCGACGGCCTTCGCGATCATCGCCCGTCGTCCGGAACCCCTTGACTGACGTCAGCCGGTCCTGGCCCTTTGGTCGACAGGCCCGAAGCCAGACTACCCGCGAGCGCCGAGAGCAGCCCCAGGCAAAGCCCTGCGGCCGCGGCTTCCGGAAGACGCCGAGAATCCGGGCGGCGCGCCGGCACGGCCCGCTGGTGGAGGATGATATCCCGAGCCTTCCGCCCAGCGGCGGCGCGCTCGGCTTCGAGTTTCTTGGTGGTGAGTCGGGCCACGAGCTCTGCTTGTGTCGACAGCTCGTCTTGAAGGGGCCCCAAACGGCCACGGCGCTCAGCACGTAGCAGCTCTCTCCGATCCCGTTGGGTACGGACCAGGGACCTGCGTTCGGACCGGCGCCACTCCAGCAAGTGGTCAAGGTCCGCACTGCGCGAGCGCTGCAGGGATTCGAGGTCCGCGATGAAGGCGATTCTCCAGTCCCGCAGCTCGGCTGGCTCGGTTGCCGCAAAGGCGAGGATCTTCCGCTCCACGGCGGAGACATCGGCTATCGACTCACCCGATTGAAGCTGCAGAGCTTCCGCGGGGACCCCGTCGCCTGGCGAACCGGCTACGGCCAACTCCTGGGGCACCTGCGCCAAGTCGAGGCGCATGGCAAGCAGCTCCTGACGCAGCGTACCGGTCCACACCCAGGGCGCCGGCGCATTCCAGGCCTCGACATGAGCGTTGAAAAGCCGTTCGGTCTCGGTTCGATAGTCCGCCTGGAAATCCTCGCTCACTCTGTCGAACTGGCAAAGCAGCGCTCTCCACTGCTGGTCGAGAACCTCTAGCTGCATCTCGTAGTCCTGTGACAGTCTCGCTCGAGCGCCTTCGAGAGCTCTGAGGCTGCCCTCGGCCTCGGCGAGCTGTTCCTTCACGAGCTCGATCTCGGTCTCGAGTGCTCCGGTCACCAGCTCTCTTGTCTGCTCGACGGACACCGCGGCCCAGGTGTTCACCACGGCGGCGGCGGCAGCGGGCGATCGGGCCGAGCTCTTGAGCACTAGCCGCGGCTGCTCGGACATGAGGATTTCAACGGAGGCGTTCCGCCCCTTCTCAAGAGAATCGTCTGAGGCCAACACGCCACGCGCACGCAGGCGCTGTTGGGCTTCGCCGAGTACGGCCTGTGACCCGATCTGGTTGTTCAGCCAAAATGGGAGATGTCTCGGCGAGGAGGCCGAGGGTACGACAACCAACGTCGCGGAGGACGTGTAGACGACCGGCGCCAGAACGAAGATCAGTCCACAGGCAGCCAACGCCCCACCCAGGCCGGCGCCGATGAGCCGCCAGGGACTCTCAACAAAGAGCCTTAGCAGGTCTCCGAGCTGTATCTCCCATGAGCGAGACGATCGTGGTGCCTTGTCCACTTCCAACACAAGGCCCGTGAAGCGATTTAACCTTTACGGGCGCCTGGCCCGGCTCATTGTCGAGGATGAGCCATCTTGGCAACTCTACACGAGGGAACCACAAGATCCACTCGAGACAAGAGCCCTCTGAAAACCAGCAGTGGGCTGGAGCTCAGAGGGCTCGTCGTTTTCTGATCGCCGAGATCCGGTCAGTCGGATCAGCCCGGCGCCAAATCTCGGACTACTGCATTTCCTGAACCATACGTTCAAGATCGGCCAAGCGTGCCTCGAGTGTTTCGATGACCTGGTCCTTCTCTTTGACGATCTCGTAGAGACCCTGGACCGCGGCCATCGCCACGCCGCTCGTGTCGAGGCTGGAAATCGTCTCCGGCGAAGACCCCAGCCCGAAGGTCGCGTGGAAGTCCTCAGCGAAGGGCCCGAAGTGACGCTCGGACGCGGCGTCGTGCTTGTAGCGCCACTCCTGGAGGGGCATTTCCGACAGACGGTCGAGAACCTCTCGAGAGTCGACGCTCTCGAAATCCGTCTTGATCGAGCGGCTCGAGCCCTCGGTGAGCATACCGCCGATGATCACGTCGCCGCCGGAGAATACCTCTATCTCCTTGGTGCCGCTGCCGACCTTACTGAAGATGAAGGTACCGCCGCCGGTCATCAGCCATTGGCCGCCGCCCGCGCTGGTGTCGGTCATGACGAAGCGGGGAAAGCCGTTGTTGACCAGGTTGAGCATGGTCCGGTTGGCCGTCGCGCCGTTGTTGTTGGTGACCTCGATACGGGATTTGTAGGCAACGGTCTCCTGGATGTCCAGTCCCCACGACGGATTGCTCTTGTTGACGCCCACGACGCCGTTCTTCACGAACAGAATCCCCTGCGCGTTAGCGGTGGCGGTGAAAACGAGAGCCATCAGGGCCAGGGCGAGGCAGAGTTTGCGAGTCATGTTTGATCCCTCCAGTGAAAAACGGTTTTGAGCTTCAACGCCGCTATCGGCTGTCTTTACCTACTACCAAGATCGAAGCTCGCTGCGGATTGTTACAGGACGAAATCGCCGAGTCAGTGGAGAATTCCACCGGGAATCCGACCCAGAGATTACTAATAAGTTTTACCCCGCTCGACCGGCCGCCCGAATCGAGGCGGCAACCTCACTTCCTCACTCGATCGAAGC
This bacterium DNA region includes the following protein-coding sequences:
- a CDS encoding O-antigen ligase family protein, with protein sequence MRPSTGAPLGRPGRLLCLAFVTAVGIPLFILPAHQTTNLTKIFDPSAAASVDPQPLEIHWIVLMAGLVAAYLAGRPLFRGRFPLPPGARLVGGLGLAFFIALIAGLIVSPRPLSVVYFVQTCIPLVGFLVGSYLVDSVSSVRKIALLLVTVTTISITLILILAVHYGALSSGWDSLRSLAKAIPQLRGHFPYIVAASLSMALGTFELVRGRWNKGLLLMAILIHLLFYSLTWSRTAVLMLGVVAITPVLLVLRSTSRRALIARVVVAGALLAGGVVLLSQYSALAKRWQLRGFGSTDSRRVEYAVTSVKKIAGNPLFGRMFLADWEQNPLEDEPLRVPRIYKAHNQYLDYGVRAGLPAMILLGWIILRVGRDLRLILKSSATVPEMRPLAVGVTGALLAAAFGGLFQLILVQAQTGSLAWLLVGVTFSLADVVRSSGSESIAIDHGA
- a CDS encoding oligosaccharide flippase family protein, yielding MLKSFSWVVVATLSRQVAFLVVNALLFERLSRSMFGAVSLAFGYMLVFVGLGDFGIRQIGWREIARHPEQARALTGPLVGAKIRTITISIALWVLLMPLLWEAGAPQAIYLLFGLGIAFNASTFDFPLYGLHRIDLVAKYSLIAFAAYLLGCAVLVTSDDRSWLVPALFVAAMCLLFLLQVRWFRTNLGTLSPRLGRADFFRILRDSWPLGMGETLNRLAANYPLILLGLAVGREGVGNYRIAELLYSFLAQFGHLFASAGFSHVSHTFKHERSRLRSVLVKMIGLLLGAALIAGLLFFALGPRALTVVFDETAGETLSVIRVLGIALIFAAPTRFLKVLLAGIDRQGALLLANAITVAVGAAVGWLAIGRYGIVGMAIGLLAAELVTLFVLAFVYWQSLGARSTQAAEPVS
- a CDS encoding tail fiber domain-containing protein encodes the protein MTRKLCLALALMALVFTATANAQGILFVKNGVVGVNKSNPSWGLDIQETVAYKSRIEVTNNNGATANRTMLNLVNNGFPRFVMTDTSAGGGQWLMTGGGTFIFSKVGSGTKEIEVFSGGDVIIGGMLTEGSSRSIKTDFESVDSREVLDRLSEMPLQEWRYKHDAASERHFGPFAEDFHATFGLGSSPETISSLDTSGVAMAAVQGLYEIVKEKDQVIETLEARLADLERMVQEMQ